TGGCAGGGGCAATGTAGTGTTATTGGCCAACGATTCGGTCAGGTTACTCACTGATAAACCTCCGGCTTCAGGACGCCGATGTACGGCAGGGTGCGATGGGTGTCTGCGAAGTCAAGGCCATAGCCCACAACCCAGACATCCGGAATCGTGAATCCCAGGTAATCGACCGGCACATCGACAGCTTCTGAACCCTCTTTTCGCGTCAACACGCAGGTGCGCAGCGATGCCGGGTTACGGCTGGCCAGGACCCGTTGCAGGTATTTGAGGGTACTGCCTGTATCGACAATGTCCTCCACCAGAAGCACGTGGATTCCATCGATCGGAGCACGCAGGTCCAGGACAATTCGCACGGCACCGCTGGTGGCTGTCATGCCATAGCTGGAAACTGCCATGAAATCGACCGCATGGGGGACCCGTAGCCGGCGCGCGAGGTCGGAAAGAAAGATAAAAGCCCCCTTGAGAACACCGATCAGGAGCAGGTGATCTTCACCGGCATAATCATGGTTGATCTGGTTGGCCAGTTCCGCAACGCGGGAATTGATCTCCTCGGCACCGATCAATACGCGGTCAATCTCGGGATGCAGCAGGTCGTTCATAAGTAACCTCCAGGTTTGGCGTCACCTCGATTATAATCCCTGGCCAATCGAGCGTCAAGGAATAAGGAACACCTGTCGTGTTCCCGCGCTTCAAGTTTGAACGATCTCCGGTATCTGGTATAATCCAGTTACGACCCGTGAAGAAGCGTGCAGGACTGACGGGCCATAACAGATTCTCGCAAAGGCTGTTAAAGGCAATCCTATGAGTCTCTTCAACAAAATCCGTTCCGCTCTGAGTGGCAGTTCGTCGAACCGGCCGCGCCCGATGCACTCTGTATCGGTGCGCTGCAATCGCTGCGGCGAGATACTGACCCCTGAAATCGATCTTTCCAACGATCTCAGCATCGACTACGATCGCAACGTCTACCACGTGCGCAAACTTATCATGGGAAGCGGTGATAATCGTTGCTTCCAACAGATTGAGATCAGCCTGACCTTCGATCAAAACAAACATCTGACCGATCGACAGATCAGCGGCGGCACCTTCGTAGACACGCTGGAAGAGGACGACAGTGGCTGAGTCTGTCACAGTTTTGGAACGATAGAAACCCAACAGAAGGAGTTATTATTATATGCGTACACCCATAATCGCTGGAAACTGGAAAATGTACAAGACGGTGGCCGAGTCGGTCGATCTGGTCCGCCAGATGCGGCGAGAACTCAACGCCATCGAAAATGTAGAAAGCGTGGTTTGCCCCACATTCGTTTCCCTGACCGCCGTCGCGGACGCACTGAGCGGCACCCGCGTCGCAGTGGGCGCCCAAAACATGCACTGGGCCGACCAGGGCGCCTACACAGGCGAGATTGCTCCCTCCATGTTGGACGGCTGGTGCCAGTATGTTATCCTCGGACACTCGGAACGGCGCCAGTACTTTGGCGAGACCGATGAAGGAGTCAACAAAAAGGCGCATGCTGCCCTGGCCCAGGGCCTCACACCAATCATCTGCGTAGGCGAGGATCTGGAACAAAACAAGGCTGGGGAGACAGACTCCCTGGTGCGCGGCCAGATCAGCGGCGCCCTCGCCGGCCTTACGGCAGCGCAGGTCAAAACAGTGGTGATCGCCTACGAGCCGATTTGGGCTATCGGCACCGGCCTCACCGCCGAACCGGAGGATGCCAACAGGGTCATCGGTGGAACGATCCGGGGCGCTATCGCCCAGTTGTATGACGACGAGACGGCCCAGGCAGTCCGCATTCAATATGGTGGCAGCACCAAGCCTGGCAACATCGAAAGCTTCATGAACATGCCGGACATCGACGGCGCGCTGGTTGGCGGTGCCAGCCTTACAGCCGACTCGTTCGTCGACATGGTGAGGATTACTTCTCAAGTCCGTTCGTAGCCGCAATAACCCTCAGGGAAGCAATGCCTTGCCCCATCCCGGGGCGAGGCCGTCCATCATCGCACAGTTTTCGGTGGAGGCACGATCTCCCTGAGGGTCTTCAATCCCATGTCTGAGCCCTGGTCAACCCTCATTGCTTTCAGCGTCTCCGTCCTGCTGCTCTATTTGCTTCAGCGTTGGATCTCGCTCCACATGCAGGGCATCGGCATTCTTCTCTTCAACAGCAAGAATGCCGGCATGACCATTCTGTGGGTGTTCCTGCTTCCAGGCATCATCCTCCATGAGTTCAGCCACTGGCTTGCAGCCAGGCTTCTTGGGCTGAAAACAGGTCGTTTCAGCATTTCCCCGGAGATGCAAGGTCAACAAATCATCCTCGGCTCAGTCGAGATTCAGAAAACCAATCCCTTCCTTGATAGCCTGGTAGGACTGGCACCCTTCCTGGCGGGGACCCTGGTATTGCTTCTCATCGGCTACTGGGCCTTTGACGTCAGGACCCTTGCCGAGGCCTGGGAGCAGCGCCAATGGAACGAGATGTTCGACCTGTTGACCGGCACCGTTCGCGTGGCAGACTCATGGCTTTGGCTCTATCTCATCGTAGCCGTAAGCAATGCCATGATGCCCAGTCCCACGGACAGATCGTCCTGGCGATTGGTCCTGATTTACCTGGGCATCACCGGTGCGGTACTGCTGTTGTTGGGCGGTTGGCCCACCCTGCCCACAACCCTGGTTGACCAGTTCGTCATCGCTGTGCAGACCCTGACCTACGCCTTTGGCTTCACCTTGCTGATCGATGTCGTCGTCGCGCTCTTCATCGCGATCATGGAACTGATCCTTAGCACAATCCGGGGT
This genomic window from Chloroflexota bacterium contains:
- the hpt gene encoding hypoxanthine phosphoribosyltransferase, with the protein product MNDLLHPEIDRVLIGAEEINSRVAELANQINHDYAGEDHLLLIGVLKGAFIFLSDLARRLRVPHAVDFMAVSSYGMTATSGAVRIVLDLRAPIDGIHVLLVEDIVDTGSTLKYLQRVLASRNPASLRTCVLTRKEGSEAVDVPVDYLGFTIPDVWVVGYGLDFADTHRTLPYIGVLKPEVYQ
- the tpiA gene encoding triose-phosphate isomerase is translated as MRTPIIAGNWKMYKTVAESVDLVRQMRRELNAIENVESVVCPTFVSLTAVADALSGTRVAVGAQNMHWADQGAYTGEIAPSMLDGWCQYVILGHSERRQYFGETDEGVNKKAHAALAQGLTPIICVGEDLEQNKAGETDSLVRGQISGALAGLTAAQVKTVVIAYEPIWAIGTGLTAEPEDANRVIGGTIRGAIAQLYDDETAQAVRIQYGGSTKPGNIESFMNMPDIDGALVGGASLTADSFVDMVRITSQVRS